A single window of Rhodococcus jostii RHA1 DNA harbors:
- a CDS encoding GntP family permease, with translation MSDVAILINTTVAVAAVVLMIVRFKFNPVVSLVVGSAYLGLTTGLGTAETVDVISTGFGDIMAEVGLLIAFGVLMGAMLKEMGAIQRLVGTLLRVFGPKRMPYALSLTIATLLQSIFLDVLLVISAPLARNLAPKVGRVGTARMATALAIGLECGIVLMVPGVGALALAGLLGVPLGKMLIFGLILVIPTVAISVAIMSFLFTRGWWNPEKDEEHFHQTVVDDEEDQRTDGGSGGTTPRPDAGGGVAQAQRAATVTEVTAGRAAHDRPLILLLAPLLVSLLLIATGAILDIAEITNPVVAFVSEPLIALLIGLIGTSFVGRLTVGQHRIQKAIASGFSESGQILILTGVGGSLAATIAAVGLGDILGKYFTANHAAPLLMVWVIAAVLHVAVGSVTISAITAAGVLAPIAPTLGLDPVLIALAAGAGSLFAVHVTSNTFWLLQSLMGQTTRGTLKTCSVGVSVASVVAILLVLPMSLVL, from the coding sequence ATGTCAGACGTAGCAATCCTGATCAACACCACGGTCGCCGTAGCGGCGGTCGTTCTGATGATCGTGCGTTTCAAGTTCAACCCAGTGGTGTCACTGGTCGTCGGATCCGCCTACCTCGGACTCACGACGGGACTCGGCACGGCCGAAACGGTGGACGTCATCAGCACCGGCTTCGGCGACATCATGGCCGAAGTGGGACTTCTGATCGCCTTCGGCGTCCTGATGGGCGCCATGCTGAAAGAAATGGGCGCGATCCAGCGCCTGGTCGGGACACTTCTGCGCGTGTTCGGGCCGAAACGAATGCCCTATGCGCTATCGCTGACGATCGCGACGTTGCTGCAGTCCATCTTCCTCGACGTCCTGCTCGTCATCTCCGCCCCGCTCGCCCGCAACCTCGCCCCGAAGGTCGGCCGGGTCGGGACCGCACGCATGGCCACCGCCCTCGCCATCGGCCTGGAGTGCGGCATCGTGCTCATGGTTCCCGGTGTCGGCGCCCTCGCCCTCGCCGGACTTCTCGGTGTGCCGCTCGGCAAGATGCTGATCTTCGGACTCATTCTGGTGATCCCGACCGTGGCGATCTCGGTCGCGATCATGTCGTTCCTGTTCACCCGCGGTTGGTGGAACCCGGAGAAGGACGAAGAGCACTTCCATCAGACGGTCGTCGACGACGAAGAAGACCAGCGGACCGACGGCGGCAGCGGCGGGACCACCCCGCGGCCCGACGCCGGCGGCGGCGTCGCCCAGGCGCAACGCGCCGCGACCGTCACCGAGGTCACGGCCGGGCGCGCGGCGCACGACCGCCCCCTCATCCTGCTCCTCGCTCCGCTGCTCGTTTCCCTCCTGCTCATCGCGACCGGCGCGATCCTGGACATCGCCGAGATCACCAATCCGGTCGTCGCGTTCGTGTCCGAGCCGCTCATCGCGTTGCTGATCGGACTGATCGGCACCAGCTTCGTCGGACGCCTCACCGTCGGCCAGCACCGCATCCAGAAGGCGATCGCCAGCGGTTTCAGCGAGAGCGGCCAGATCCTCATCCTCACCGGCGTCGGCGGGTCCCTCGCCGCGACGATCGCAGCCGTCGGCCTCGGCGACATCCTCGGCAAGTACTTCACCGCCAATCACGCCGCTCCGCTGCTCATGGTCTGGGTGATCGCCGCCGTCCTGCACGTCGCCGTCGGCTCGGTGACCATCTCCGCCATCACCGCCGCGGGCGTCCTCGCACCCATCGCACCGACCCTCGGCCTCGACCCCGTCCTCATCGCCCTCGCGGCCGGCGCCGGCTCCCTGTTCGCGGTGCACGTCACGAGCAACACGTTCTGGCTGCTGCAGTCCTTGATGGGTCAGACCACACGAGGCACGCTGAAGACATGTTCGGTGGGAGTATCGGTGGCATCGGTCGTCGCAATACTGCTCGTCCTGCCCATGAGCCTCGTTCTCTGA
- a CDS encoding AraC family transcriptional regulator, with product MVALDPFAVGRPPAAERRTSEDWSEIQLWSDRVYMPYVVRPLGVGLSPRSSMYSTKIGDITVTRFSYGIPVSVGDFSSDAGNALVLTTIRGNARHHLDHDATADTPAGDTFVADCSRVDYLVEFSPDHVQLNLTVPHTLLADTAVRWWGFDPGGLLWQRKCVIGGGGSGWQALLGYAMRTTGELPGHATEGRIGLNLQELLVGHLLTEWAARAGVDPDRSTGPAAPGYVRHAVQYIREYARELPTASDIADAVGVSVRTLSGAFRKYLDTTPAEYVREQRLQGIREELLTASPGETVASIAGAWGYVNLGLFAAAYRRRFGENPSQTRAFGPVSG from the coding sequence ATGGTCGCGCTGGATCCGTTTGCTGTGGGACGGCCACCGGCCGCCGAGCGCAGAACGTCGGAGGACTGGAGCGAGATCCAGCTCTGGTCCGACCGCGTGTACATGCCCTATGTCGTGCGTCCGCTCGGTGTCGGGCTGTCGCCCCGGTCGAGCATGTACTCCACGAAGATCGGCGACATCACCGTCACCCGGTTCTCCTACGGAATCCCCGTCTCGGTCGGCGACTTCTCGTCCGACGCCGGAAACGCGCTCGTCCTCACGACCATTCGGGGCAACGCCCGGCACCACCTCGACCACGACGCCACCGCGGACACACCGGCGGGCGACACGTTCGTCGCCGACTGCAGTCGCGTCGACTACCTCGTCGAGTTCTCGCCCGACCACGTCCAGCTCAATCTCACCGTTCCCCACACGCTGCTCGCGGACACGGCCGTGCGGTGGTGGGGATTCGACCCCGGAGGTCTTCTCTGGCAACGCAAATGCGTCATCGGGGGCGGTGGATCCGGCTGGCAGGCCCTGCTCGGGTACGCCATGCGGACGACGGGAGAGCTACCCGGACACGCCACCGAGGGGCGCATCGGTCTCAACCTGCAGGAGTTGCTGGTCGGTCACCTGCTCACCGAATGGGCGGCTCGCGCCGGAGTGGACCCGGACAGGTCCACCGGCCCGGCGGCGCCCGGCTATGTGCGGCACGCCGTCCAGTACATCCGGGAGTACGCCCGCGAACTGCCGACCGCCTCCGACATCGCCGACGCGGTGGGGGTCAGCGTCCGGACCCTGTCCGGGGCGTTCCGGAAATACCTCGACACCACGCCCGCCGAATACGTGCGTGAGCAGCGACTCCAGGGCATCCGCGAGGAACTGCTCACCGCATCACCGGGGGAGACCGTCGCCTCGATCGCCGGCGCGTGGGGATACGTCAACCTCGGCCTCTTCGCGGCGGCCTACCGTCGCCGGTTCGGCGAGAATCCGTCGCAGACCAGGGCCTTCGGCCCCGTGAGTGGTTGA